The proteins below come from a single Elusimicrobiales bacterium genomic window:
- a CDS encoding retron system putative HNH endonuclease encodes MKKITRTPSPPSCLGSQPSGQEWGVFAQTNGACHQKVGESLISEQHFLCCYCESAVPSTQDGHIEHMKPRSTYPDAKYEYSNLAYSCNTKEHCGHHKSNNYDAAKFTDPHSSTYDSKIFMYLSNGKVSPNGGNSQYMIKLLNLRDDFKLCGRRKTHWITLDNILKGFPNKAEGYRFIEDSYLKPENGKLKPHYSVTCAFIGRREEKPL; translated from the coding sequence ATGAAGAAAATCACTAGGACGCCATCTCCGCCATCTTGTCTTGGCAGCCAACCATCAGGTCAAGAATGGGGGGTTTTTGCGCAAACGAATGGGGCCTGTCACCAAAAAGTTGGAGAGTCATTGATTAGTGAGCAGCATTTTTTATGTTGCTATTGCGAATCGGCTGTGCCATCAACACAAGATGGGCATATTGAGCATATGAAACCTCGCTCAACTTATCCCGATGCCAAATACGAATATAGCAACCTTGCTTACTCATGCAACACAAAAGAGCATTGCGGCCACCACAAAAGCAATAACTACGACGCAGCGAAATTTACAGATCCTCATTCCAGCACCTATGACAGCAAAATATTCATGTACTTGAGTAATGGCAAAGTGTCGCCGAATGGTGGCAACAGCCAGTATATGATAAAGTTGCTAAACCTGCGCGACGACTTCAAATTATGTGGGCGCAGAAAAACCCACTGGATAACGCTGGATAATATATTGAAAGGTTTTCCGAACAAAGCCGAAGGATACCGATTTATTGAGGATTCTTACTTAAAACCAGAAAACGGAAAACTTAAACCGCATTATTCCGTCACATGCGCTTTTATCGGTAGACGAGAGGAGAAACCACTATGA
- a CDS encoding PhoH family protein, giving the protein MPKTFIIDTNVLIHDVNALNNFRDNNVVIPIAVIEELDHFKTNGDERGKNARLISRRLDKLRLKGRLNDGVKLENGGTIRIALDAERALPQHFMMRESDNRILNMAYALSKNKSARVIIVSKDINLRLKAEAVGLEAEDYETGKVKVDELYSGMRELEADTGMVDALYKDKTLDARKLDDALHPNEFVILRDAANPKHSAIGRVFASAQGDKLTIQPASQQDPAPWGIHPLNKEQRFAMELLLDDSISLVTLVGNAGTGKTLISLAAGMQKAVEDSVYRRLIICRSTVPVGKDIGFLPGTKEEKLGVWMGAIYDNLEFLSEKKHPEEGLEHSDYLVESGKVEIASVTHIRGRTLPKQYMIVDDAQNLTPHEVKTILSRAGEGTKVVVTGDPHQIDSPYLDIESNGLTYIVDRFKGQKIYGHITFTKTERSPLAALVAELL; this is encoded by the coding sequence ATGCCCAAAACATTCATAATAGACACCAACGTGCTCATACACGACGTCAACGCGCTTAACAACTTCCGCGACAACAACGTGGTAATCCCCATAGCGGTCATCGAAGAGCTGGACCATTTCAAAACCAACGGAGACGAGCGCGGCAAGAACGCCCGCCTGATTTCCCGCCGGCTGGACAAGCTGCGCCTGAAGGGCAGGCTCAATGACGGCGTGAAGCTGGAAAACGGCGGCACGATCAGAATAGCGCTGGATGCGGAGCGTGCCCTTCCCCAGCATTTCATGATGCGCGAGTCCGACAACCGCATTCTCAATATGGCCTACGCGCTGTCAAAAAACAAAAGCGCGCGGGTGATTATAGTTTCAAAGGACATAAACCTGCGGCTGAAGGCGGAGGCCGTGGGCCTTGAAGCCGAGGATTACGAGACCGGCAAGGTCAAGGTTGACGAGCTTTATTCGGGAATGCGCGAGCTGGAGGCGGACACCGGCATGGTGGACGCGCTTTACAAGGACAAAACGCTGGACGCCAGAAAGCTGGACGACGCGCTGCACCCCAACGAATTCGTGATACTGCGCGACGCCGCAAACCCCAAGCATTCCGCGATAGGCCGCGTATTCGCCAGCGCCCAGGGCGACAAGCTGACAATACAGCCCGCCAGCCAGCAGGACCCCGCGCCGTGGGGGATACACCCGCTTAACAAGGAGCAGCGCTTTGCCATGGAGCTGCTGCTGGACGATTCCATAAGCCTCGTTACCCTTGTCGGCAATGCCGGCACGGGAAAAACCCTCATCTCCCTTGCCGCCGGAATGCAGAAAGCGGTGGAGGACAGCGTGTACCGCCGTCTCATAATCTGCCGCTCCACCGTGCCCGTGGGCAAGGACATCGGGTTTCTGCCCGGCACCAAGGAGGAGAAGCTGGGCGTCTGGATGGGCGCGATTTACGACAATCTGGAGTTCCTCTCGGAGAAAAAACACCCCGAGGAGGGGCTGGAGCATTCCGATTACCTGGTTGAAAGCGGCAAGGTGGAGATCGCCTCCGTAACGCATATCCGGGGCCGCACGCTGCCCAAGCAGTACATGATTGTGGACGACGCGCAGAACCTCACCCCGCACGAGGTGAAAACAATTTTAAGCCGCGCCGGCGAGGGAACCAAGGTGGTCGTAACCGGCGACCCGCATCAGATAGACAGCCCGTATCTGGACATAGAGTCCAACGGGCTGACATACATAGTGGACCGCTTCAAGGGCCAGAAAATATACGGGCATATCACCTTCACCAAGACAGAGCGCAGCCCGCTTGCCGCCCTTGTTGCCGAATTGCTGTAG
- a CDS encoding tetratricopeptide repeat protein, producing the protein MTVLWLLLAVSATATIVIPSAGAWLMLLRPLIVATGAAFAVWVYQDAAKHYIKPLLWSLSTLVVWPVALPAYLLHTRKSKGIAPSVAVVAQLGLIAAMMTVTVSPLNRSRAKADAYYAKAADSGANKAEVLGKALDHYEQMLSINENVWDVYAMVFFSAYYSGRGAEAASYYKKLVEKKKKYARGERAFWEIHTAILTYNILALGSAIGVAERALEVGIADEAEKQLRDMLRYGNVMRQLKSERDTAMLKLDESSRSRFSKRIEFIDTTYNNFSIIGEQSLESASKLVAMIDKSPEGREAFLSYARGMAAFSDKNNKDAQDAFSKAIRLAPDFDSALLMLAQVRMRQARWDEAAKLAGRAAISVEHDGSRSLRSTRRQLAQASATQAYAIFNLAVQSRSRADKSDRKKNLADAALYFAAATESINRACKLDAQAPYVVEIAAMLKSRGIRCK; encoded by the coding sequence ATGACAGTATTATGGCTGCTGCTGGCTGTGTCCGCAACGGCGACGATTGTCATACCGTCAGCCGGGGCGTGGCTTATGCTTTTGCGCCCGCTCATAGTGGCTACGGGCGCGGCGTTCGCCGTCTGGGTTTATCAGGACGCGGCGAAGCATTATATAAAACCGCTGCTGTGGTCGCTGTCAACGCTGGTGGTCTGGCCGGTGGCGCTTCCGGCATATCTTCTCCACACAAGGAAAAGCAAAGGCATAGCCCCGTCCGTGGCGGTAGTAGCGCAACTGGGGCTGATAGCGGCCATGATGACCGTTACCGTTTCGCCGCTCAACAGATCGCGCGCCAAGGCGGACGCATATTACGCCAAGGCTGCAGACAGCGGCGCAAACAAGGCAGAGGTTCTGGGCAAGGCCCTGGACCATTATGAGCAGATGCTCTCCATTAACGAGAACGTATGGGACGTGTATGCCATGGTGTTTTTCAGCGCCTACTACTCCGGCAGGGGCGCCGAGGCGGCATCCTACTACAAAAAACTTGTGGAGAAGAAGAAAAAGTACGCCCGCGGGGAAAGGGCGTTCTGGGAGATACACACCGCCATTCTGACATACAACATTCTCGCGCTGGGCAGCGCCATTGGCGTGGCGGAGCGCGCGCTTGAGGTCGGAATTGCGGACGAGGCGGAAAAACAACTGCGCGACATGCTGCGTTACGGCAATGTCATGCGCCAGCTCAAGAGCGAACGCGACACCGCGATGCTCAAGCTGGACGAATCTAGCCGCAGCCGTTTCAGCAAGCGGATAGAGTTTATAGACACGACCTACAACAATTTTTCGATAATCGGAGAACAATCGCTGGAATCTGCGTCCAAGCTGGTGGCAATGATAGACAAAAGCCCGGAAGGCAGAGAGGCGTTTCTTTCCTATGCCAGAGGCATGGCCGCCTTCAGCGACAAGAATAACAAAGACGCCCAGGACGCGTTCTCAAAAGCCATCAGGCTTGCGCCGGATTTCGACAGCGCGCTGCTGATGCTGGCGCAAGTCCGCATGAGGCAGGCCCGCTGGGACGAGGCGGCTAAACTGGCGGGCAGGGCCGCTATCAGCGTAGAACATGACGGTTCCCGCAGCCTGCGCTCCACCAGACGCCAGCTTGCCCAGGCAAGCGCCACCCAGGCATACGCCATATTCAATCTCGCCGTGCAGAGCCGCAGCCGCGCGGATAAGTCGGACAGGAAGAAAAACCTGGCGGATGCCGCCCTCTATTTTGCCGCCGCCACGGAGAGCATCAACAGGGCCTGCAAGCTGGATGCCCAAGCGCCATATGTGGTCGAAATCGCGGCCATGCTTAAATCCCGCGGCATACGGTGCAAGTAA
- a CDS encoding metallophosphoesterase family protein produces the protein MKYGVISDIHGNYEALAAALNFLEEFSPDGYFCCGDLVGYGPQPNECVEMVRSLKGLHCVIGNHDMAAIGQLPVSWFNSCAAQALGLTRAILSDESVQFLESLPKTLEVEDITIVHGSPKNPAEEYLLTGEQFLESMEVWHTRACIVGHSHVPFVMSCMGVRFPLMEGLTHRQKITMLDGHRYIFNPGSVGQPRDRNPRVSCALYDSQERAFQLFRLEYPIAATQKMMRSAGLPELLVERIGNGW, from the coding sequence ATGAAGTACGGAGTGATTTCGGACATTCACGGCAATTACGAGGCGCTGGCGGCGGCGCTGAATTTCCTGGAGGAGTTTTCGCCGGACGGCTACTTCTGCTGCGGCGACCTGGTGGGCTACGGCCCCCAGCCCAACGAATGCGTGGAGATGGTGCGCTCTCTCAAAGGGCTGCATTGCGTCATCGGCAACCACGACATGGCGGCCATAGGCCAGCTGCCGGTAAGCTGGTTCAACTCCTGCGCGGCGCAGGCGCTGGGGCTTACCCGCGCCATTCTGTCGGACGAATCCGTCCAATTTCTTGAATCCCTGCCCAAAACGCTGGAGGTTGAAGACATCACCATAGTCCACGGTTCGCCGAAAAACCCGGCGGAGGAATATCTGCTTACCGGCGAGCAATTCCTGGAAAGCATGGAGGTCTGGCATACCCGGGCCTGCATAGTGGGCCACAGCCATGTGCCTTTCGTGATGAGCTGCATGGGCGTGCGCTTTCCGCTGATGGAAGGGCTTACGCACCGCCAGAAAATCACAATGCTGGACGGACACAGGTATATATTCAATCCCGGTTCCGTCGGCCAGCCGCGGGACAGAAACCCGCGCGTCTCCTGCGCGCTCTATGATTCACAGGAGCGCGCGTTCCAGTTATTCCGGCTGGAATATCCAATAGCCGCCACCCAGAAAATGATGCGTTCCGCCGGCCTGCCCGAACTGCTGGTGGAGCGTATCGGCAACGGCTGGTAG
- the smc gene encoding chromosome segregation protein SMC, whose protein sequence is MYLKAIEISGFKSFADKARLDFKPGITCVIGPNGCGKSNVVDSIRWCIGEMSWKSLRSASMVDIIFNGTAKRQPTGMSEVNMIFDNEARRLPLDFSEIAVTRRIFRSGESEYFLNKTQCRLRDVRDLFLDTGIGGEGYAIIDQGGVEFVLSATPEMRRELFEEAAGVSKYKSRRDEAQRKLEKVDQDLARLMDAVVLIDEQIKKLDSEARKARLYQKNREELRESEIALAVSEADRHGEAASAATAKLHPINEAVSEKQGRVSALEGEVAALNLNLTHKQAQDTEFAGKISGAKYDTGKLEGEIAACDSSAAILSRQIGDWDNEDASSAARKAELEPAVERLRAQIAAAAESAAPLQKEYDEISAALETAETDITSAINELDAANAGLVEASRAELECSNRVALAQSAISHYDADLSVLDRETQQLGERAAQGARDIEAAEAELAALRAKLEQTRNNVQLLDSKKSVLGALSAQTAEKISACRSEKAALNATLETLCAQAEKDPYWLGARAVAEAEGSKGPLRKHLSFSDENKLFAEEALGPFMDAILCDSLDAARKMAEQVRAQGNARCRFLALNAVSQPAQPLPDEVKSRLSYPPELENLLCALLSGCTGQGSNTEGPFWLVAGADSVSPVQQYWGRQEEVRKALEAAAAQETALAAQSESVAGEVRAAEEELAAARAALGEETSRESILSAALEAKKQARANHEEELGLVEKEKTGIAAKREESRAALAAAEEGLQSRRARQTELKSAIEAVRSRRQALVEQAAAFKSRRDESGSRLSELRFNINGLEADLRMTASSLEEITRNFEKRAAQRGGARAKIEQCAAEKEQAQARLSSRRTELAELETCQAALREELAAMRGEYEEKSRIADNFRKELSVLELEAHDLSAQVSQRSAQRDEIARKLADEWQTTIEEARMKYGGVEVDIERVKMLRRRLESMGAVNMTAPEEYDALSQRGDFLRSQIGDLERAREDLKSAIARINAATRENFRHTYDAVREHFRRIYQTLFVGGEADLILTQPENLLETGVEIMAQPPGKKLQSISALSGGEKALTALALLFGFFCVNPSPFCIMDEADAPLDEANVERFVGLIKEFASKTQFIIITHNKRTMEAADVLYGVTMEEQGVSKVISVSLSRDGRPVAAVSSGEEAPLLAAAQ, encoded by the coding sequence ATGTACCTTAAAGCTATAGAAATATCCGGTTTCAAATCCTTTGCGGACAAGGCCCGGCTGGATTTCAAGCCCGGCATCACCTGCGTCATCGGCCCCAACGGCTGCGGAAAGTCCAATGTGGTCGATTCCATACGCTGGTGCATAGGCGAAATGTCGTGGAAATCGCTGCGCTCGGCCTCCATGGTGGACATAATTTTCAACGGCACCGCCAAGCGCCAGCCCACCGGCATGTCCGAAGTCAACATGATTTTCGACAACGAGGCCCGCCGCCTGCCGCTGGATTTCAGCGAGATAGCGGTAACGCGCCGCATATTCCGCAGCGGCGAATCCGAATATTTCCTTAATAAGACGCAGTGCCGGCTGCGCGACGTGCGCGATTTGTTCCTGGATACCGGCATCGGCGGCGAGGGCTACGCCATAATAGACCAGGGCGGCGTGGAATTCGTGCTTTCCGCCACGCCGGAGATGCGGCGCGAGCTTTTTGAAGAGGCTGCCGGCGTTTCCAAATACAAGTCCCGCCGCGACGAGGCGCAGCGCAAGCTGGAAAAGGTGGACCAGGATCTGGCCCGCCTGATGGACGCCGTGGTCCTTATTGACGAACAGATTAAAAAGCTGGATTCCGAGGCCAGAAAGGCCCGCCTCTATCAGAAAAACCGCGAGGAGCTGCGGGAAAGCGAAATCGCGCTGGCGGTTTCCGAGGCGGACCGCCACGGCGAGGCAGCCTCCGCCGCGACGGCGAAACTGCATCCGATTAATGAGGCGGTGTCGGAAAAGCAGGGCCGTGTTTCCGCGCTGGAAGGCGAGGTCGCCGCGCTAAACCTTAATTTGACACACAAGCAGGCGCAGGACACGGAGTTCGCCGGCAAAATCTCCGGCGCGAAATACGACACGGGCAAGCTGGAAGGCGAAATCGCGGCATGCGATTCCTCCGCCGCCATACTCTCCCGGCAAATCGGCGACTGGGACAACGAGGACGCCTCCTCCGCCGCCCGGAAGGCCGAGTTGGAACCGGCGGTGGAAAGGCTGCGCGCGCAAATAGCGGCGGCGGCGGAAAGCGCGGCCCCGCTGCAAAAGGAATACGACGAAATTTCAGCCGCGCTGGAAACCGCCGAAACCGATATAACCTCCGCCATAAACGAACTGGATGCCGCCAATGCCGGGCTTGTGGAAGCCTCCCGCGCGGAGCTGGAATGCTCCAACCGGGTGGCGCTGGCGCAGTCGGCTATCAGCCATTACGACGCGGATTTGTCCGTGCTGGACAGGGAAACGCAGCAGCTTGGCGAGCGCGCCGCGCAAGGCGCCAGGGATATAGAGGCCGCGGAAGCCGAGCTGGCGGCCCTGCGCGCCAAACTGGAGCAGACGCGCAACAATGTCCAGTTGCTTGATTCCAAAAAATCCGTGCTTGGCGCGCTTTCGGCCCAGACCGCTGAAAAAATATCCGCCTGCCGCAGCGAGAAGGCGGCGCTCAACGCCACTCTTGAAACTCTATGCGCCCAGGCCGAAAAAGACCCCTACTGGCTGGGCGCGCGCGCTGTAGCGGAGGCCGAAGGCTCCAAAGGCCCGCTGCGCAAGCACCTTTCATTTTCAGATGAAAACAAGCTTTTCGCGGAAGAGGCGCTGGGCCCCTTCATGGACGCGATACTCTGCGATTCTTTGGATGCCGCCCGGAAAATGGCGGAGCAGGTGCGCGCGCAGGGCAATGCCCGCTGCCGTTTCCTGGCGCTGAACGCAGTGTCTCAGCCCGCGCAGCCGCTGCCGGATGAGGTGAAATCCCGGCTGTCTTATCCGCCGGAACTGGAAAATCTGCTTTGCGCGCTGCTTTCGGGCTGCACGGGACAGGGCTCCAATACCGAAGGCCCGTTCTGGCTTGTGGCCGGGGCGGATTCCGTGTCCCCCGTTCAGCAGTACTGGGGCCGGCAGGAGGAGGTCCGCAAAGCCCTTGAGGCCGCCGCCGCGCAGGAAACCGCGCTGGCCGCCCAGTCCGAATCCGTGGCGGGCGAAGTCCGCGCCGCGGAAGAGGAGCTTGCCGCCGCCCGCGCCGCGCTGGGGGAGGAAACCTCGCGCGAAAGCATTCTCTCCGCTGCGCTTGAGGCGAAAAAACAGGCCCGCGCCAATCACGAGGAGGAGCTTGGCCTCGTGGAAAAAGAGAAAACCGGCATCGCCGCAAAGCGCGAGGAAAGCCGCGCCGCCCTTGCCGCCGCGGAGGAGGGGCTGCAATCCCGCCGCGCCCGCCAGACGGAGCTTAAAAGCGCGATAGAGGCGGTCAGGTCAAGACGGCAGGCGTTGGTGGAGCAGGCCGCCGCATTTAAATCCCGCCGCGATGAATCCGGCTCCAGGCTGTCCGAACTGCGCTTTAACATCAACGGGCTGGAAGCCGACCTGAGAATGACGGCCTCCTCCCTGGAGGAGATAACCCGCAATTTTGAAAAGCGCGCCGCCCAGCGCGGCGGCGCCCGCGCCAAGATAGAGCAGTGCGCCGCCGAAAAAGAGCAGGCGCAGGCCCGCCTGTCCTCCCGCAGAACCGAACTGGCCGAACTGGAAACCTGCCAGGCCGCCCTGCGCGAGGAACTTGCCGCCATGCGCGGCGAGTACGAGGAAAAATCCAGAATCGCCGACAATTTCAGGAAAGAACTCTCCGTTCTGGAGCTGGAGGCGCACGACCTGAGCGCGCAGGTAAGCCAGCGCTCCGCCCAGCGCGACGAAATAGCCCGCAAACTGGCCGACGAGTGGCAGACCACCATAGAGGAAGCCCGCATGAAGTACGGCGGCGTAGAGGTGGATATAGAGCGCGTTAAAATGCTCCGCCGCCGGCTGGAGAGCATGGGCGCCGTCAACATGACCGCGCCGGAGGAATACGACGCGCTGTCGCAGCGCGGGGATTTCCTGCGCAGCCAGATAGGCGACCTGGAGCGCGCGCGCGAAGACCTCAAATCCGCCATAGCGCGCATAAACGCCGCCACGCGCGAGAATTTCCGCCACACCTACGACGCAGTGCGGGAGCATTTCCGCCGCATTTACCAGACCCTTTTCGTGGGCGGCGAGGCGGACCTGATTCTGACCCAGCCGGAAAACCTGCTGGAAACCGGCGTTGAGATAATGGCCCAGCCGCCGGGCAAGAAGCTCCAGAGCATCTCCGCCCTTTCCGGCGGGGAAAAGGCGCTTACCGCGCTGGCGCTGCTGTTCGGATTTTTCTGCGTCAACCCGTCGCCCTTCTGCATCATGGACGAGGCCGACGCCCCGCTGGACGAGGCTAATGTGGAGCGTTTCGTGGGCCTTATAAAGGAATTCGCCTCCAAAACCCAGTTCATCATCATCACCCACAACAAGCGCACCATGGAAGCCGCAGACGTGCTCTACGGCGTCACCATGGAAGAGCAGGGCGTTTCCAAGGTGATTTCGGTCTCGCTCTCGCGCGACGGGCGGCCCGTGGCCGCCGTCTCCTCCGGCGAGGAAGCGCCCCTTCTGGCGGCTGCGCAATGA
- a CDS encoding AAA family ATPase — MSDDKKLLQIRSLELHNYRRFEKLAIAFDEKLTVLVAKNGCGKTAVLDAVAIALGPFVGVFGTVQSAQFHTSDVRRKLLESSAGMRESEKQFPVKMFADGIIDGNQEKWERMLSGDKSHTTYGGSRPLINFGKHLQKQVQTASVSVALPLISYYGTGRLWGDMRFFTKRKENLSRTAGYMLCLSGMSSYKIFAEWFERFHRAAFDERDNPLQLEKIQASLQAFKTAVNAIIEPLDWKNIDFKGSKDGIIMEQASTGITLPVDWLSDGVRNMVALTADIAHRAIRLNSHLPAQEAIKTTQGIVLIDEIDMHLHPKWQQTILPSLTRAFPSIQFIVTTHSPQVITSVHKKHIRIINEDGALSDIADDMGTLGSESNRVLAEIFDVPPRPPVQEEKLTQYLGLVEKRQHNTDEAIRLLEELQNELGTGDKDLQYAAMRIKQLDYLAKKNEENH; from the coding sequence ATGAGCGATGACAAGAAGCTGTTACAAATAAGAAGTCTGGAATTACACAACTACCGCCGCTTTGAAAAACTGGCGATTGCTTTTGATGAAAAGCTGACTGTTCTTGTGGCGAAAAACGGTTGCGGGAAAACAGCGGTTCTTGATGCTGTGGCCATTGCGCTGGGACCATTTGTCGGCGTTTTTGGCACAGTGCAAAGCGCTCAATTCCACACGTCTGATGTCAGGCGCAAACTCTTGGAATCATCCGCAGGCATGAGAGAATCAGAAAAACAATTTCCCGTGAAGATGTTTGCTGATGGAATTATAGATGGCAATCAGGAAAAATGGGAAAGAATGTTGTCCGGAGACAAGTCTCATACAACATATGGCGGAAGCAGACCACTTATAAATTTTGGCAAACATTTGCAGAAACAAGTCCAAACAGCTTCCGTGTCTGTCGCTTTGCCTTTAATCTCCTATTACGGGACAGGACGCTTGTGGGGCGACATGCGGTTTTTCACAAAAAGAAAAGAAAACTTGTCCCGCACCGCCGGGTATATGCTTTGTCTGTCAGGGATGTCTAGTTACAAAATTTTCGCGGAATGGTTTGAGAGATTTCACCGCGCGGCATTTGACGAACGAGACAATCCCCTGCAATTGGAGAAAATACAAGCCTCTTTGCAAGCTTTCAAAACAGCCGTGAACGCTATTATTGAGCCTTTGGACTGGAAAAACATTGACTTCAAGGGATCCAAGGACGGCATTATCATGGAACAGGCGTCTACCGGCATAACCCTGCCGGTGGACTGGCTCAGCGACGGTGTCAGAAATATGGTGGCGCTGACCGCGGATATTGCCCACCGCGCGATAAGACTTAACTCTCATTTGCCAGCCCAGGAAGCCATCAAAACCACTCAAGGCATTGTGCTGATTGATGAAATTGATATGCACCTGCATCCGAAATGGCAGCAAACAATTCTGCCTTCCCTGACCAGGGCATTCCCATCAATACAATTTATCGTTACCACCCATTCCCCGCAGGTGATTACGTCTGTGCATAAAAAGCATATAAGAATCATCAATGAGGATGGGGCATTGTCCGATATTGCAGATGACATGGGAACCCTCGGCAGCGAAAGCAATAGAGTTTTGGCGGAAATTTTTGACGTTCCCCCGCGCCCGCCGGTACAGGAAGAAAAACTGACTCAATATCTTGGGTTGGTGGAGAAGCGTCAACATAATACAGATGAAGCCATCAGGTTGCTGGAAGAATTGCAGAACGAACTGGGAACAGGCGATAAAGATTTGCAATATGCCGCAATGCGAATAAAACAGTTGGACTATTTAGCCAAGAAGAATGAAGAAAATCACTAG